Sequence from the Deinococcus aquaedulcis genome:
GTCTAGGTCGGGGTGGGGCCAGACGGGGCGGCCCTCGGCGTACATGGCGATGGTGGCGGCGTCGCCGGCCGCAAACATGGCGCGGACCTTGCGCGCCGGGTTGTGAAACACCTCCACAGGCACACCGTCCACCAGCCAGTTCCCGCGCCAGCGCTCGTCGCCGTCCACCAGCACGTGAAAGTCCAGGTCGCTGTGGGCGTTCGCCTCGCCCCGGGCTGCGCTGCCGCACCACAGCGCAGCGTAGGCGCCCGGGGTGGCCTGAAGCCGGGCCAGCACCGCAGGGAGGGCAGCTTCCAGGCGGGCTTGCGCGGCGGTCGTCATGCCGGAGGCTAGCAGGTCACCCCGGACCCTTCCTGCGCACCCTGGCCTAGGGCTTGTGCTCACGGCTCCGCACTTCCCGTTGGGCTACGTATTCCACTGCCATTTTCGGGTTCTGGAGTATCAAATCGACGTACCCATGAGCCTGCCTCAGAAAGCCTGACACGCGGATCTCCCCATCGTGCATCTCAAAATCGCAGATCTCTGCCAGCTCGTCATGGAGGTATTCAACGGTGACACAGCCACGGTCCTGCACATGCTCCTGAAGACGAAGTGTCGACCATGTAGAGAGTTCAAGACGTACGCCTTCAAGCATCACGTCTGGGCCAGCAAAGGCAGCGGTTACACCCACGACAAAGCGGCGAGCGTCCTGATCCAATATCATCGCCAAAACAGGCTCATCGGGAGAAAACGTCAGGGTGTGGTAGTGCTTGGCATCAAGCCTGATCACGTGACCATGCTGCCATGCACTCCCACCGTGAGCACACGCCCTAGCCTCTTCCACCTCCCTCCTCGGCCACCTCGGCGTGCCGGGCACCCGGGCCAGCCTCCCAGTACAGCCGCACGCCCTGCGCCGCCAGCCACGCCTGCAGGTCGTAGCGGGCGCGCGCCAGCCCGGACAGGGCGCTATGGGCCATCGCCACGGCGCGGTGCATGTCGGGTTCCGTCAGGTAGCCAGCGGCGCGGGCGGCCAGCAGCTCATCGGTATCCACGATCTCGGCCATCAACCCGTCGTGGACCAGCAGGTCCAGGTACAGGTCGCGCACCACCCACACCGCCCCCTCCCGCCAGATGTCGGCCACATCCAGGTGGTAATCATGTTCGCGCTCGCCATGAAAATCGTAGCGGCAGACCACCAGATTCAGCGCCGGCAGCAGGTGCGCCTGCCAGTGGCGCACCCGGGGATGGCCCACAAAGGGCCGCGAGACATACAGGCCCCCCGCCGTCTCACGGTAAGTCTGCACCGCGCGCACGCCGGTATTCGTGTGGTGGCGCAGGACGGGCACGTCGTGCCGCTCCACCTTGACGGGATGGGCTACCGGGGGCGCCAGGGTCACCATGCTCCAGCGTACCGGGCCCAGCCGCCGGGTCAGATGAGCCCCGCCCCCAGCCCCGTGAGGCCGCCGAAGCTGACTGGCAGGTCAGATCAGGACCAAGCGACTCTGAGATGGCCTTGAGCGTTGCTTTAGAAAAGGCCCTGGGCTTTGAGCCATGGGCCATGAGCACCCGTCGCCTTTGTGCCCATGGCTCATGGCCCAGAGCCTACGGCCCCTACACCACTGGCAGCGCGTCCAGCAGACCAAAGTCATGCGGCACAAACAGGCTGCCTTCGGTGACGCCCTGGTCGGTCTGGGCATCTAAGGCCGTCTCCAACTGGGCCGCGCTCAGCTCGCCGCGCAGGAAGGCGCGGTGGGCGGCAATGACCTCGCGGACCTGCTCGGGCGTTTCGTGCACGAATTCCAGGCGCAGGTCGCGGATGCCCGCCGCCTGCCACGCGCCCAGGTGCGCGGCGGCCACCTGCGGGCGGCCTTCAAAGACGGTGTTGCGGCAGCCCACATCGGCCATGACGGGGTGCACGCGCCCCCGTTCGTCGCGCAGGGCCACGCGGTGGGACTCGCAGGGGTGGCCGCAGTTCGTGTAGTCAGTGCCGTCGCTGAGGAAGCGGCAGAACACGCAGTGCTCGGTGTGAAAGACCGGCAGGTGCCCGTAGGCCACCGGCTCCAGCGCCGCGCCGCCCACCAGCGCGGCCAGTTCGGTGATCTGCTGCGCGTTCAGGTCGTAGGTGGGGGTCAGGCGGGTCAGGCCCAGGTCCAGCAGGGCGCGGGTGGTGAGCACGTTGGCGGCGTTCAGGCTGAAGTCACCAGTCAGTTCGGCGCCGCCGCTCTGGCCCTGCAGGCCCTCGAGCAGCCCTCCCGACCGCACCAGAATGCCCGCGTCCAGTGACAACAGGAATTTCTGCAGGTTCTGCTCGGTGGGCTTCAGGATGCGTGGGCTGGCCACCCGCACCGGTATCCCGGCAGCCTTCACGCGTTCCACGCTGGGTTTCAGGCCGTAGAGTTCCAGGTAATCGAGGGTGATGGAATCCGGGCGGGCCTCCAGGGCGGCGTCCAGCTGTTCGGGCGTGCGCACCAGCACGTGCAGGTGCGTGGCCCCGGGCGCCGCCACCGCCGGCTGGCCCAGGCGGCGCAGGGTGTCGTCTAGCCGGGGGGCGGTGGCCCGCGCTGGTCCCTGCTCGCGCAGGGCGGTCAGGGCGGCGGCAGCCTCGCGGCGCAGACTGTTCAGGGCACTGACGGGCAGAAAGCCCGCCCCCTGCAGGTCCACCGTCAGCGTGCGCAGGTGGTAGGGCGTGCCGCCCAGCTTACCCAGCTGCTCGCGCAGGGCCGCCTCATCCAGCGCGCGGTTGCGGGCCGGGGACAGCGGTTCGGGCAGGGTGACGGTCACCGTGCGCCCCGCCTCATCGGTCAGGGTCAGGGCAGGCACCTCGCCCACATGGCCCACAAACTGGGCGTCCACGGGCCGGGTGTGCACCGG
This genomic interval carries:
- a CDS encoding DUF402 domain-containing protein, producing the protein MVTLAPPVAHPVKVERHDVPVLRHHTNTGVRAVQTYRETAGGLYVSRPFVGHPRVRHWQAHLLPALNLVVCRYDFHGEREHDYHLDVADIWREGAVWVVRDLYLDLLVHDGLMAEIVDTDELLAARAAGYLTEPDMHRAVAMAHSALSGLARARYDLQAWLAAQGVRLYWEAGPGARHAEVAEEGGGRG